The following coding sequences are from one Leptolyngbya sp. NIES-3755 window:
- a CDS encoding response regulator receiver modulated PAS/PAC sensor-containing diguanylate cyclase (similar to AA sequence:cyanobase_aa:LBDG_10070) — translation MIETLKTAKILVVEDESVVAWHVQEALQTLGHEVIAIATNARQAIQIATHQRPDLVLMDICLQGKNDGVSAGEYLYLKLNLPVVYLTAHADEYTLKRATETSPFGYVVKPFQEAVLQSTIQVALRRHQMEVAIKDTQQWYATTLVSIGDATIATDVDGFITFMNPAAEFFTGWTQEQALGEFAGRVLDLIDEETGAAIDNPILAALCQGDTITLPDRAVLRSRDGTERPVGDSASPIRNRDGEIIGGVMVFQDMSDRRQRESSLDAQKQILETTQSLLCAQLKERTEQLQFTIGVDRLRQRVFDRCNADQSEFMPWMLQEIGHTLKLDYGWIALHNSDSTISAIVAEFDSPDLEPRSNLRRTVEIENFSEFYLRLFQRQCWICPDSAILPPLYGAESQVIICPIQGESGTIGEFGLVLPNYPRWAGFQADAIAQLVSQAIRAYQSAQQLQSFRSEIAELQHLKTLQKDFIEALSHELRTPLTNMRIAVELMQQIATSLDDPETPNSQVQRLEKYLKILQQEWHEEFSLVNDLLAFQNASNGSEAMPLSEVRIQDWLAVAIERLSNQTAIATQLERTSEAIPKLFLHLPTLDKTIVQLLTHLNQTNPDLPIQLQTFVDSQNFCISAYCVANSEETLPRRKQNVSNLRLALLRRYAIELNATMNVEQRSGTTVLTLSLPIK, via the coding sequence GTGATTGAAACGTTGAAAACAGCAAAAATTCTTGTGGTCGAAGATGAAAGTGTTGTGGCTTGGCATGTGCAAGAAGCCTTGCAAACCCTGGGACATGAAGTGATTGCGATCGCAACAAACGCCCGCCAAGCCATCCAAATTGCAACTCATCAGCGTCCCGATCTCGTCCTCATGGATATCTGTCTGCAAGGAAAAAACGATGGCGTTTCTGCGGGAGAATATCTCTATCTAAAATTAAATTTGCCTGTCGTTTATCTCACCGCTCATGCAGACGAATACACCCTAAAACGTGCCACAGAAACTTCTCCATTTGGATACGTTGTTAAACCGTTTCAGGAAGCTGTTTTACAATCCACCATTCAAGTTGCTTTGCGTCGTCATCAGATGGAAGTCGCCATCAAAGACACACAGCAATGGTACGCAACCACATTAGTTAGTATTGGAGATGCCACGATCGCAACCGATGTCGATGGCTTTATTACCTTTATGAATCCGGCAGCAGAATTCTTTACCGGATGGACCCAAGAACAAGCATTGGGAGAATTTGCGGGACGTGTGTTAGATCTGATTGATGAAGAAACGGGAGCCGCGATCGACAATCCGATTTTGGCTGCCTTGTGTCAGGGTGATACAATTACCCTGCCTGATCGTGCCGTCTTACGATCACGAGATGGAACGGAACGACCTGTGGGTGACAGTGCTTCCCCGATTCGCAACCGAGACGGAGAGATTATTGGTGGCGTTATGGTGTTTCAGGATATGAGCGATCGCCGCCAGCGCGAATCGAGTTTAGATGCCCAAAAACAAATTTTAGAAACCACTCAGTCGCTGTTGTGTGCTCAACTCAAAGAACGCACAGAGCAGCTTCAGTTTACGATCGGGGTCGATCGCTTACGGCAACGAGTCTTCGATCGATGTAACGCCGACCAGAGCGAGTTCATGCCCTGGATGCTGCAAGAAATTGGACATACGCTGAAACTCGATTACGGTTGGATTGCACTGCATAATTCGGATTCGACGATTTCAGCGATCGTGGCTGAGTTCGATTCACCCGATTTGGAACCGCGATCGAACCTTCGTCGCACGGTTGAAATCGAAAACTTCTCAGAGTTTTATCTTCGATTGTTTCAACGTCAGTGTTGGATTTGTCCGGATTCTGCAATTTTACCCCCGCTGTATGGGGCTGAATCGCAGGTGATTATCTGTCCGATTCAAGGTGAATCTGGCACGATCGGGGAATTTGGATTGGTGTTGCCGAATTATCCACGGTGGGCTGGCTTTCAAGCGGACGCGATCGCGCAACTCGTCAGTCAAGCGATTCGGGCATATCAATCGGCTCAACAACTCCAAAGTTTTCGCAGTGAAATTGCAGAGTTACAGCATCTCAAAACGCTACAGAAGGATTTTATTGAAGCGTTATCGCACGAACTCAGAACGCCGCTGACCAACATGAGAATTGCAGTTGAGTTGATGCAACAGATTGCGACTTCTCTCGATGATCCTGAGACTCCGAATTCTCAAGTTCAACGATTAGAAAAATACTTGAAAATTCTCCAACAGGAATGGCACGAAGAATTCAGCTTAGTGAATGATTTACTCGCGTTTCAGAATGCGTCGAATGGATCAGAGGCAATGCCGCTGAGTGAAGTGAGAATTCAGGATTGGTTAGCAGTTGCCATTGAGCGACTTTCTAATCAAACTGCGATCGCAACTCAGCTTGAGCGAACGAGTGAAGCCATTCCAAAATTGTTCTTGCATTTACCGACTTTGGATAAAACGATCGTTCAACTGCTGACACACCTCAATCAAACGAATCCAGACTTACCCATTCAACTGCAAACTTTTGTTGATTCACAGAATTTCTGCATTTCTGCTTACTGTGTAGCAAATTCTGAGGAAACACTACCGAGACGAAAACAGAATGTCTCGAATCTTAGATTGGCACTGCTGCGACGATATGCGATCGAACTCAATGCCACCATGAATGTAGAACAGCGATCGGGAACAACGGTATTGACCTTGAGCTTACCGATTAAGTAG
- a CDS encoding signal transduction histidine kinase (similar to AA sequence:cyanobase_aa:LBDG_10060) translates to MDETFNSPRPELMTRIRAFKTQVQDFQQTTDQLPNPIQPSIERSLSTILTQLEAILNPQAAPLFIATHASEDHWSALSHCLPFGIFSCDVQGRCIYTNPRCEEILGHPLEESLGDRWINYVHPDDRDRVVPAWIEDAKAGRSRTDQFRIITSDGEIRWLYTRTAPMFSAAGELVGHTGTIEDITSQKMAEEQIKSSLLEKEALLKEIHHRVKNNLQIISSLIYLQAQRIDDPDVRQIFKDSQSRISSMALVHDSLYRSQDFARVNLSEYVQTLTSSLFHTYRIRSDTVNLVVNVDPGVIVSLEKAIPCGLILNELMTNALKHGFIGEETGEVAVTLQNQSSQVCLIVENGGKNLPESFELQKIRSMGLRLVNALVDQLNGKVIVETAQKTRFKVMFDCA, encoded by the coding sequence ATGGACGAGACTTTCAATTCACCTCGTCCTGAACTAATGACACGCATTCGTGCTTTCAAAACGCAAGTTCAGGACTTTCAACAGACGACCGATCAACTCCCCAATCCGATTCAACCGTCGATCGAGCGATCGCTCTCCACGATTTTGACACAGTTAGAAGCGATCCTAAATCCTCAAGCTGCACCGCTCTTTATTGCGACTCATGCGAGTGAGGATCATTGGTCTGCGTTGAGCCATTGTTTGCCGTTTGGGATTTTTAGCTGTGATGTGCAGGGACGCTGTATCTATACAAATCCTCGCTGTGAGGAGATCTTAGGGCATCCATTAGAAGAAAGTTTGGGCGATCGATGGATTAATTACGTGCATCCGGACGATCGCGATCGAGTCGTTCCTGCTTGGATTGAAGATGCAAAAGCCGGTCGATCGCGGACTGATCAATTTCGGATTATCACTTCTGATGGAGAAATTCGCTGGCTTTATACTCGGACTGCTCCAATGTTTTCAGCAGCAGGAGAACTGGTTGGACATACTGGAACGATCGAAGATATTACCAGTCAAAAAATGGCAGAAGAGCAGATTAAATCTTCTTTATTAGAGAAAGAAGCACTGCTGAAAGAAATCCATCATCGAGTCAAAAATAACCTGCAAATTATTTCGAGCTTAATTTATTTGCAGGCACAACGAATTGATGACCCAGATGTGCGACAAATTTTCAAAGATAGTCAAAGTCGAATCAGTTCAATGGCGCTCGTTCATGATAGTTTGTATCGCTCTCAAGACTTTGCACGAGTGAATCTATCGGAATATGTTCAAACTCTGACATCAAGCCTATTTCATACGTATCGCATTCGATCGGATACGGTTAATTTAGTGGTTAACGTTGATCCTGGTGTGATTGTTAGTTTGGAGAAAGCCATTCCTTGTGGTTTGATTTTGAACGAACTGATGACCAATGCTTTGAAACATGGATTTATAGGCGAGGAAACTGGAGAAGTCGCGGTCACTTTGCAGAATCAATCCTCTCAAGTTTGTCTGATTGTAGAAAATGGCGGAAAAAATTTGCCTGAAAGTTTCGAGCTACAAAAAATTCGATCCATGGGATTGCGATTGGTGAATGCTTTAGTTGATCAACTGAATGGCAAAGTTATAGTTGAAACAGCGCAAAAAACACGGTTTAAAGTGATGTTTGATTGCGCCTAA
- a CDS encoding secretion protein HlyD (similar to AA sequence:cyanobase_aa:LBDG_44780): protein MKAASLNGHQPEAPEIIEVKQAPIAEPQSAPDQPVVETPRAPKNRKGLKRALAGLGVGGAIVAGVFGYNYWEYASAHQSTDNATVTGNIHPVGARIAGTVDQVYVEDNQEVKAGQPLIQLDQRDYQIKLNQAQADLEAAQRKANSAQVSIALSAKNAEAATTQAQGGIGQAQAAIASAQAQVSEAQAGVPAAQATLAQANATLQKTQTDFNRYQSLYSQGAISQSNLDAARQAYEVARAQRDSASEGVRQAQAKVAQAEQAVANAQSGLDASQGSIQAAQAKGVQTQVSQADYATAQAAIAQAQSSLKNAQQQLAYTKIAAPVNGRVGRKNVQVGQQVQSGTPLLAIVDDQYWVTANFKETQLENMRPGEKAEIKLDSFPHHTFTGTVESISPASGAQFALLPPDNATGNFTKVVQRIPVRVVFDRESVRGFEQAITPGMSAEVTIETGK, encoded by the coding sequence ATGAAAGCCGCCTCACTAAATGGTCATCAGCCCGAAGCACCAGAGATCATTGAAGTCAAACAAGCTCCGATCGCTGAACCGCAATCTGCACCAGATCAGCCTGTCGTTGAGACTCCGAGAGCACCGAAGAATCGGAAAGGACTGAAGCGGGCTTTGGCAGGATTGGGAGTCGGTGGCGCGATCGTGGCTGGAGTTTTCGGATACAACTATTGGGAGTACGCTTCGGCTCACCAATCTACCGATAACGCCACTGTCACCGGAAATATTCATCCGGTTGGCGCTCGAATTGCAGGAACCGTCGATCAGGTGTACGTCGAAGACAACCAAGAGGTCAAAGCTGGACAACCCTTGATCCAACTCGACCAGCGTGATTATCAGATTAAGTTGAATCAAGCCCAAGCCGACTTAGAAGCCGCTCAACGTAAAGCAAATTCGGCTCAGGTGAGTATTGCTCTATCTGCGAAGAATGCTGAAGCTGCAACCACGCAAGCTCAAGGTGGAATTGGACAAGCCCAAGCTGCGATCGCGTCCGCGCAAGCCCAAGTGTCGGAAGCTCAAGCTGGAGTTCCCGCTGCCCAAGCTACACTCGCTCAAGCCAATGCGACTTTACAGAAAACCCAAACCGACTTCAACCGCTACCAATCGCTTTACAGTCAAGGCGCGATTTCTCAAAGTAATTTAGATGCGGCTCGACAAGCGTATGAAGTGGCGAGAGCGCAGAGAGATTCTGCTTCAGAAGGGGTGCGTCAGGCTCAAGCGAAAGTTGCTCAAGCTGAACAAGCGGTTGCGAATGCCCAATCAGGATTAGACGCATCGCAAGGGAGTATCCAAGCGGCTCAAGCGAAAGGCGTTCAAACCCAAGTGAGCCAAGCCGATTATGCGACGGCTCAAGCTGCGATCGCTCAAGCCCAATCTTCCTTAAAGAATGCTCAGCAACAGTTGGCTTACACGAAGATCGCGGCTCCCGTGAATGGACGAGTCGGACGCAAGAACGTACAAGTCGGTCAGCAAGTTCAATCTGGAACTCCGTTACTCGCGATTGTCGATGATCAGTATTGGGTGACTGCGAATTTCAAAGAGACGCAGTTAGAGAATATGCGACCTGGTGAGAAAGCTGAGATTAAGCTGGATTCGTTTCCGCATCACACCTTTACTGGAACCGTTGAGAGTATTTCTCCAGCTTCGGGTGCTCAGTTTGCTCTATTGCCACCGGATAATGCGACCGGAAACTTTACTAAAGTGGTGCAGCGGATTCCGGTTCGAGTTGTGTTCGATCGAGAAAGCGTTCGTGGTTTCGAGCAAGCGATCACGCCAGGGATGTCGGCTGAAGTGACGATCGAGACTGGGAAATAA
- a CDS encoding ATP-dependent Clp protease, regulatory subunit (ab initio prediction:Prodigal:2.6;~similar to AA sequence:cyanobase_aa:cce_4247) — MFERFTEEAMQVVFLAQEEARRLGQTQQIGSAFLLLGLIREGRGVAAQVLTQMGVGLQIARHEVEQTVGRGANFPLVETPFSQNATSVLTQALQESQRLGHPMIGTEHLLLAIATLKQGVAYQVLQNLQVDAEQLQSEILATMSEAELSKYDFVPAPTQDLKELAQDLDRLIEQMSEMLTIAKSKSEILKRKIRSRSQLHSDTIDSIPKLPNSPEGNATKQSLSELRTAIETDEQFTDEDKAEMLAQIQFLASLWIGRLDERVQKANRRSLRMLRGFIAELPNDAPQLAIYQRLVSTIAEQFQL; from the coding sequence ATGTTTGAACGATTCACTGAAGAGGCGATGCAGGTTGTGTTCCTTGCTCAGGAAGAAGCGAGACGACTCGGACAAACCCAACAAATCGGAAGTGCGTTTCTACTCCTTGGATTGATCAGAGAAGGTCGGGGAGTTGCTGCACAAGTTCTGACGCAAATGGGTGTAGGTCTTCAGATAGCGCGGCATGAAGTTGAACAAACTGTGGGACGTGGAGCAAATTTCCCCTTAGTTGAAACTCCGTTTAGCCAAAATGCAACTTCTGTCCTAACACAAGCCCTGCAAGAGAGCCAGCGGCTTGGACATCCGATGATCGGAACTGAACATTTATTGTTAGCGATCGCAACTCTGAAACAAGGCGTGGCTTATCAAGTACTGCAAAACTTACAAGTCGATGCTGAACAACTTCAGAGCGAGATTTTAGCAACGATGAGCGAGGCTGAACTCTCAAAATATGACTTTGTTCCAGCCCCGACTCAGGACTTAAAAGAATTAGCTCAAGACCTCGATCGACTGATTGAGCAGATGTCTGAAATGTTGACGATCGCAAAATCCAAAAGCGAGATCTTAAAACGTAAAATTCGGAGTCGAAGTCAATTGCACTCGGACACAATCGATAGCATTCCAAAGTTGCCGAATTCACCAGAAGGAAACGCAACGAAACAAAGTTTGAGTGAATTACGAACCGCGATCGAGACCGATGAACAGTTCACCGATGAAGATAAAGCGGAAATGCTTGCTCAAATTCAATTCCTTGCCAGCTTGTGGATCGGACGATTAGATGAACGCGTTCAAAAGGCAAATCGTCGATCGCTGCGAATGTTGAGAGGCTTTATTGCTGAATTGCCCAATGATGCTCCTCAATTAGCGATATATCAACGACTTGTTTCTACGATCGCTGAACAATTCCAGCTATAA
- a CDS encoding hypothetical protein (similar to AA sequence:cyanobase_aa:PCC7424_3221): MSSKSIYRLQRYGTLFILRAVVMGETEDSRVLRLLVDTGSSFTVLSATILREIGCQADLSTRKISIMAAGGMIQAPTLQVPSFHCLGQQVENFRAIALDLPFNPLVNGLLGVDFLDRCGAVIDIKKSEIRVQPE; encoded by the coding sequence ATGAGTTCCAAAAGCATTTATCGATTGCAGAGATATGGAACTTTATTCATCTTGAGAGCAGTCGTGATGGGTGAGACAGAAGACTCTAGAGTTCTTCGCTTGCTAGTCGATACAGGCTCAAGTTTCACAGTGCTCTCTGCCACAATTCTTAGAGAAATTGGCTGTCAAGCTGATCTGTCAACTCGAAAAATATCAATTATGGCGGCTGGAGGTATGATTCAAGCTCCTACTTTGCAAGTTCCTAGTTTTCATTGTTTGGGTCAGCAAGTTGAGAACTTCAGGGCGATCGCATTAGATCTTCCCTTCAACCCTCTGGTAAATGGTTTATTGGGAGTGGATTTTCTCGATCGTTGCGGTGCAGTCATTGATATTAAAAAATCAGAAATCAGGGTACAGCCTGAATAA
- a CDS encoding hypothetical protein (similar to AA sequence:cyanobase_aa:PCC7424_3220), with product MEILTLEEMQQRYHDEWLLIAYTELDEDFNVLRGEVLAHSPDQAEIYQALPLAKGKAVAFEYVGQIPDDLAFML from the coding sequence ATGGAAATCTTAACGCTAGAGGAAATGCAGCAGCGGTATCACGATGAATGGTTGCTCATTGCTTACACCGAACTTGATGAGGACTTCAATGTTTTACGAGGAGAGGTTTTAGCTCATTCACCGGATCAAGCAGAAATTTATCAAGCGTTGCCATTAGCCAAGGGGAAAGCTGTTGCCTTCGAGTATGTTGGGCAAATTCCAGACGATTTAGCCTTCATGTTATGA
- a CDS encoding magnesium chelatase, H subunit (similar to AA sequence:cyanobase_aa:LBDG_42720) codes for MFTHVKPTVRHIVPENLAGRSLLKVVYVVLEPQYQSALSAAVRSINANHPNMAVEISGYLIEELRNPENYEAFQKDVSEANIFIASLIFLEDLAEKVVAAVEPHRDRLDAAVVFPSMPQVMRLNKLGSFSMAQLGQSKSAIAQFMKKRKENSGAGFQDAMLKLLNTLPKVLKYLPMDKAQDARNFMLSFQYWLGGNAENLENFLLMLADKYVFKGDITGAIQEPQVYPDLGIWHPMAPTMFEDLKEYLNWFSSRRDIPEDMRDPLVPTVGLVLQRTHLVTGDDAHYVAMVQEIEAMGARVIPVFAGGLDFSKPVDAFFYDPVATSTPIVDVVVSLTGFALVGGPARQDHPKAIEALRRLNRPYMVALPLVFQTTEEWQDSELGLHPIQVALQIALPELDGAIEPIIVSGRDGATGKAIALQDRVEAIAQRALKWANLRRKPKLHKRVAITVFSFPPDKGNVGTAAYLDVFGSIYKAMEALKQNGYDVHDLPESAEALMLEVLHDARAQYNSPELNIAYKMSVPEYEELTPYHERLIPSWGPAPGHLNTDGQNLLVYGKSFGNVFIGVQPTFGYEGDPMRLLFSRSASPHHGFAAYYTYLEKIWKADAVLHFGTHGSLEFMPGKQIGMSDECYPDSLIGTIPNLYYYAANNPSEATIAKRRSYAETISYLTPPAENAGLYKGLKELSELVGSYQTLKDSGRGVQIVDTIMDKARICNLDKDIAFPDNSSELTQEERDTIVGKVYIKLMEIESRLLPCGLHVIGKPPSADEAIATLVNIASLDRPEEGMISLPRIIANSLNRDIDEIFQNSDRGILDDVQLLNDINQATRSAVTAMVKAQIDQDGRVSKSSMLSNLFNFGGKKEPWIEALQEAGYPTVDQEAMKPLIEFLQFCLKQVVADNELGALLTALEGEYILPGPGGDPIRNPDVLPTGKNIHALDPQSIPTAAAVKSARIVVDRLIARQCAENGGAYPETIACVLWGTDNIKTYGESLAQILWMVGVRPMPDSLGRINKLELIPLEELGRPRIDVVVNCSGVFRDLFINQMALLDRAVKMAAEAEEPLEMNFVRKHAMKQADELGINLRQAATRVFSNASGSYSSNINLAVENGTWENEEELQNMYLSRKGFAFSSDNPGMMEQNEDLFRASLKTADMTFQNLDSSEISLTDVSHYYDSDPTKIVSRLRDDGKMPASYMADTTTANAQIRTLSETVRLDARTKMLNPKWYEGMLSHGYEGVRELSKRLVNTMGWSATANAVDNWVYEDTNTTFFKDEEMCKRLLDLNPNSFRKMVTTLLEANGRGYWETSEENLDRLRELYQEVEDRIEGVE; via the coding sequence ATGTTCACTCACGTCAAGCCCACCGTTCGACACATTGTCCCTGAGAACCTGGCAGGACGGTCTTTATTAAAGGTGGTCTATGTCGTGTTGGAGCCACAATATCAAAGTGCGCTCTCCGCCGCCGTCCGATCGATTAATGCCAACCATCCGAATATGGCGGTCGAAATCAGTGGGTATCTCATTGAAGAACTCCGCAATCCGGAGAATTATGAAGCCTTCCAGAAAGATGTCTCTGAAGCCAATATTTTCATCGCTTCGCTGATTTTCCTGGAAGACTTAGCCGAAAAAGTGGTTGCCGCTGTCGAACCGCACCGCGATCGCTTAGATGCAGCAGTTGTATTTCCCTCAATGCCTCAAGTGATGCGCCTGAATAAATTGGGTAGCTTCTCGATGGCACAGTTGGGACAGTCAAAAAGTGCGATCGCGCAGTTCATGAAGAAGCGCAAGGAAAATTCTGGTGCTGGCTTCCAAGACGCGATGCTCAAATTGCTGAACACGCTGCCGAAAGTTCTGAAATATTTGCCGATGGATAAGGCTCAGGATGCCCGGAACTTTATGCTGAGCTTCCAATATTGGTTGGGTGGCAATGCTGAGAACCTGGAAAACTTCCTGCTAATGTTGGCAGATAAGTATGTGTTCAAAGGCGATATCACTGGCGCAATTCAAGAGCCGCAAGTCTATCCCGATTTGGGAATTTGGCATCCGATGGCTCCAACCATGTTCGAGGATCTCAAGGAGTATCTGAACTGGTTTAGTTCACGTAGAGATATCCCAGAAGATATGCGCGATCCGCTGGTTCCAACTGTGGGATTAGTGCTGCAAAGAACGCACTTGGTTACAGGGGACGACGCGCACTATGTCGCAATGGTGCAAGAAATCGAAGCAATGGGAGCACGGGTTATTCCAGTGTTTGCAGGTGGCTTGGATTTCTCGAAGCCTGTGGATGCGTTCTTCTATGATCCTGTTGCAACTTCCACGCCGATCGTAGATGTTGTCGTTTCACTCACTGGATTCGCACTCGTCGGAGGTCCGGCTCGTCAAGATCATCCAAAAGCGATCGAAGCCCTTCGCCGTTTGAATCGTCCGTACATGGTGGCATTGCCGCTAGTGTTCCAAACGACTGAAGAATGGCAAGATAGTGAACTCGGTTTGCACCCGATCCAAGTCGCGCTCCAGATTGCACTGCCAGAATTAGATGGTGCGATCGAGCCAATTATCGTGTCGGGTCGAGATGGAGCCACCGGAAAAGCGATCGCGCTTCAAGATCGAGTCGAAGCGATCGCGCAACGTGCTCTCAAGTGGGCAAATCTGCGCCGTAAGCCAAAACTGCACAAACGAGTTGCAATCACTGTATTCAGCTTCCCACCTGATAAAGGAAATGTGGGAACAGCAGCATACTTAGACGTGTTTGGCTCCATTTACAAAGCGATGGAAGCTCTGAAACAGAACGGTTACGATGTTCATGATTTACCAGAATCGGCTGAAGCGTTGATGCTGGAAGTGCTGCATGATGCCCGTGCTCAGTACAACAGCCCAGAATTGAACATTGCTTACAAAATGTCGGTTCCAGAATACGAAGAACTGACTCCGTATCATGAGCGCTTGATTCCCTCTTGGGGTCCGGCTCCTGGGCATTTGAACACTGATGGACAAAATCTATTAGTGTATGGAAAATCGTTTGGGAATGTGTTTATCGGAGTTCAACCGACCTTTGGATATGAAGGCGATCCGATGCGGTTATTGTTCTCTCGATCGGCAAGTCCTCACCACGGTTTTGCAGCATACTACACCTATCTAGAGAAAATCTGGAAAGCCGATGCAGTCCTGCACTTTGGAACACATGGATCGCTGGAATTCATGCCTGGTAAACAGATTGGAATGTCCGACGAATGCTATCCCGATAGCTTGATCGGTACGATTCCAAACTTGTACTACTACGCAGCGAACAATCCATCTGAAGCAACGATCGCAAAACGCCGTTCTTATGCGGAAACAATCAGCTATCTCACTCCGCCTGCTGAAAATGCTGGACTGTACAAAGGTCTGAAAGAACTCAGCGAATTAGTCGGCTCGTATCAAACGCTGAAAGATTCCGGTCGCGGTGTTCAAATCGTCGATACGATCATGGACAAAGCTCGGATCTGCAACCTTGACAAAGATATTGCATTCCCAGACAACTCAAGCGAACTGACACAAGAAGAGCGAGACACGATCGTTGGAAAGGTCTACATCAAACTGATGGAAATCGAATCGCGATTGTTACCTTGCGGCTTGCACGTGATTGGAAAGCCACCTTCGGCAGACGAAGCGATCGCAACTCTGGTGAATATTGCTAGCCTCGATCGACCTGAAGAAGGAATGATCAGCTTGCCTCGGATTATCGCCAACAGCTTGAACCGTGACATTGATGAAATTTTCCAGAACAGCGATCGAGGAATTCTCGACGATGTGCAACTGTTAAACGACATCAATCAAGCCACTCGATCGGCTGTAACCGCAATGGTGAAAGCACAAATCGATCAAGATGGTCGCGTTTCTAAATCTTCAATGTTGAGCAATCTGTTCAACTTCGGAGGAAAGAAAGAGCCTTGGATCGAAGCACTCCAGGAAGCAGGTTATCCGACTGTGGATCAAGAAGCGATGAAACCGCTGATTGAATTCTTACAGTTCTGCTTGAAGCAAGTCGTTGCTGATAATGAACTCGGTGCGCTGTTGACCGCTTTGGAAGGTGAATACATTCTTCCGGGTCCCGGTGGCGATCCGATTCGGAACCCCGATGTATTGCCCACAGGTAAGAACATTCACGCGCTTGATCCGCAATCGATTCCAACTGCTGCTGCGGTTAAATCTGCGAGAATTGTGGTCGATCGCTTAATTGCTCGTCAATGTGCCGAGAACGGTGGTGCTTATCCAGAAACGATCGCTTGTGTTCTTTGGGGAACTGACAACATCAAAACCTATGGTGAATCGCTCGCACAGATTCTCTGGATGGTTGGAGTTCGTCCAATGCCCGACTCACTCGGACGGATTAACAAGCTCGAACTGATTCCGCTCGAAGAACTGGGTAGACCTCGGATCGATGTGGTAGTGAACTGTTCTGGAGTGTTCCGCGATCTGTTTATTAACCAGATGGCATTGCTCGATCGAGCCGTGAAAATGGCTGCCGAAGCTGAAGAACCCTTAGAGATGAACTTCGTCCGCAAACACGCGATGAAGCAAGCTGACGAACTTGGTATCAACCTCCGTCAAGCTGCAACTCGTGTGTTCTCAAATGCTTCGGGTTCATACTCCTCGAACATCAACTTAGCAGTTGAGAATGGCACCTGGGAAAACGAAGAGGAACTACAAAACATGTACCTCTCGCGCAAAGGATTTGCCTTCTCGTCAGACAATCCTGGAATGATGGAACAAAACGAAGATCTCTTCCGCGCTTCGCTGAAGACTGCCGATATGACCTTCCAAAACCTCGATTCGTCTGAGATCTCGCTCACCGATGTCTCGCACTACTACGATTCTGACCCAACTAAGATCGTGTCCCGCCTCCGCGATGATGGCAAAATGCCCGCTTCGTACATGGCAGACACGACCACGGCAAACGCTCAGATTCGTACTTTATCCGAAACCGTCCGACTCGATGCTCGTACCAAAATGCTCAACCCAAAATGGTACGAAGGAATGCTGAGCCACGGATATGAAGGTGTGCGCGAACTATCGAAGCGATTAGTGAACACAATGGGTTGGTCAGCTACCGCGAACGCAGTCGATAACTGGGTTTACGAAGACACCAACACGACTTTCTTCAAAGATGAGGAAATGTGTAAGCGTCTGTTAGACCTCAACCCGAACTCGTTCCGTAAGATGGTCACGACCTTGCTCGAAGCCAATGGTCGCGGCTATTGGGAAACTTCGGAAGAAAACCTCGATCGACTCCGCGAACTTTATCAAGAAGTCGAAGACCGCATCGAAGGCGTTGAGTAA